A window of the Vicinamibacteria bacterium genome harbors these coding sequences:
- the coaD gene encoding pantetheine-phosphate adenylyltransferase → MNRKPKSLAVFPGSFDPITNGHIDIVARALSVFDELVIAILNNADKRPLFSVEERVEIIREAYRGNPRVRVDTFSGLLVDYAMKAGASVIVRGLRAISDFEFEFQLALMNRRLNPGIETIFIMAAEGYSYVSSRLVKEVFQLGGSVRELVPPVVERRLGEKQGLASVAPQSRRRRRRVR, encoded by the coding sequence GTGAACCGCAAGCCGAAATCGCTGGCTGTTTTCCCGGGCTCTTTCGATCCCATCACCAACGGCCACATCGACATCGTGGCCCGCGCCCTCTCCGTCTTCGACGAGCTGGTGATCGCGATCCTGAACAACGCCGACAAGCGGCCCCTCTTCAGCGTTGAGGAGCGGGTGGAGATCATCCGCGAGGCCTACCGCGGCAATCCCCGGGTCCGGGTGGACACTTTCTCCGGGCTCCTCGTGGACTACGCGATGAAGGCGGGGGCCTCCGTCATCGTGCGGGGGCTGCGCGCGATCTCGGACTTCGAGTTCGAGTTCCAGCTCGCGCTCATGAATCGCCGCTTGAACCCGGGCATCGAGACCATCTTCATCATGGCCGCCGAGGGCTATTCCTACGTCTCCTCCCGCTTGGTGAAGGAGGTCTTCCAGCTCGGGGGCTCGGTGCGGGAGCTGGTGCCGCCGGTGGTGGAGCGCCGGCTGGGGGAGAAGCAAGGCCTGGCCTCCGTCGCCCCCCAGAGCCGGCGCCGGCGCCGGCGGGTCCGATGA
- the rsmD gene encoding 16S rRNA (guanine(966)-N(2))-methyltransferase RsmD produces the protein MPRIIAGREKGRRLAAPKGLLTRPTGARVRQTLFDILAPALPGCRFLDLFAGSGGIGLEALSRGAARVVLVDGDPAAVAAIRENARALKGAGGEVLVFRQEARLCLAGLAAQGARFDIVYLDPPYASELYEPLLEGLASAGLLAAEGVAVAEHFKKRALPETIGGLVRTRLVRVGDQRLSFYRERAPGGEP, from the coding sequence GTGCCCAGGATCATCGCGGGCCGCGAGAAGGGCCGCCGGCTCGCCGCGCCAAAGGGCCTCCTCACCCGCCCCACGGGCGCCCGGGTCCGGCAGACGCTCTTCGACATCCTCGCCCCCGCCCTGCCCGGTTGCCGCTTCTTGGACCTCTTCGCGGGCAGCGGCGGCATTGGCCTGGAGGCGCTGTCGCGGGGGGCGGCGCGGGTGGTCCTCGTGGACGGGGACCCGGCCGCGGTGGCGGCCATTCGCGAGAACGCGCGCGCCCTTAAGGGGGCGGGGGGCGAGGTCCTGGTCTTCCGTCAAGAGGCCCGGCTCTGCCTGGCCGGCCTCGCCGCCCAGGGCGCGCGCTTCGACATCGTCTATCTGGACCCGCCCTACGCGAGCGAGCTTTACGAGCCGCTTCTGGAGGGGCTCGCCTCCGCGGGCCTGCTGGCCGCGGAGGGGGTGGCGGTGGCCGAGCATTTCAAAAAGCGCGCCCTCCCGGAGACAATAGGGGGCCTCGTCCGGACCCGCTTGGTCCGGGTAGGCGATCAGCGTCTGAGCTTCTACCGCGAGCGGGCACCGGGGGGGGAGCCGTGA
- a CDS encoding pyridoxal phosphate-dependent aminotransferase has protein sequence MTGTGSATDLSARVLKLHTSPTVAVSQLAAAMKAKGVWVFDFSVGEPDQPTPPHILAAAVAALEAGKTKYAPSAGLPELRAAVASRYKKDFRLSFAPEEVAITVGGKQALYLAGQCLFDKGDEVVIPSPYWPTFAEAARLAGARPIFVPAQEKDGFKISARMISKATGPRTKAVVLNSPGNPTGMLIDPDELLVIGDMAQRRKFTLLYDDTYSQLVFDRPDPSALQTLRDSVGDRLVIIGTTSKTYCMTGWRIGWVLGPKALVDACAALASHSTQSPTTFAQVGAIEALTGPQKFVQGLVAEYRRRRDFLHPAIAALPRVTCVEPEGGFYLFPNLARYLTPEMPTSLELARRLLEEKGVAVVPGEGFGAPGYIRISFARSLEDLREGAKRITAFLAERRGEAPPAE, from the coding sequence ATGACCGGCACCGGGTCCGCGACCGACCTCTCCGCGCGCGTGCTCAAGCTGCACACCTCCCCCACGGTGGCGGTGTCCCAGCTGGCCGCGGCCATGAAGGCCAAGGGGGTGTGGGTCTTCGATTTCAGCGTGGGGGAGCCCGACCAGCCCACTCCTCCCCACATCTTGGCCGCGGCCGTCGCCGCCCTGGAGGCGGGAAAGACCAAGTACGCTCCCTCGGCCGGCCTGCCCGAGCTGCGCGCGGCCGTGGCCAGCCGCTACAAGAAGGACTTCCGGCTCTCCTTCGCCCCCGAAGAGGTCGCTATCACGGTGGGCGGAAAGCAGGCCCTCTACCTCGCCGGCCAATGCCTCTTCGACAAGGGGGACGAAGTCGTCATTCCCTCGCCCTACTGGCCCACTTTCGCGGAAGCCGCGCGCCTAGCGGGGGCGCGCCCGATCTTCGTCCCCGCCCAGGAGAAGGACGGTTTCAAGATCTCGGCCCGCATGATCAGCAAGGCCACCGGACCCCGCACCAAGGCGGTGGTGCTGAACAGCCCCGGGAACCCCACCGGCATGCTCATCGATCCCGACGAGCTCTTGGTGATCGGAGACATGGCGCAGCGGCGGAAATTCACGCTCCTCTACGACGACACCTACTCCCAGCTCGTTTTCGACCGTCCCGATCCCTCCGCGCTGCAGACCCTGCGCGACTCGGTGGGGGATCGCCTGGTGATCATCGGTACCACGTCCAAGACCTACTGCATGACGGGCTGGAGGATCGGCTGGGTCCTGGGGCCAAAGGCCCTGGTGGACGCCTGCGCGGCCCTGGCCTCCCACAGCACCCAGAGCCCCACCACCTTCGCCCAGGTGGGCGCGATCGAGGCCCTCACCGGTCCCCAGAAGTTCGTGCAGGGCCTGGTCGCGGAGTATCGGCGCCGCCGCGACTTTCTCCACCCCGCCATCGCCGCCCTCCCCCGCGTGACCTGCGTGGAGCCCGAGGGAGGCTTCTATCTCTTTCCGAACCTGGCGCGCTACCTGACCCCCGAGATGCCGACCAGCCTCGAGCTGGCGCGCCGGCTGCTGGAGGAGAAGGGCGTGGCCGTCGTTCCCGGGGAGGGCTTCGGCGCCCCCGGTTACATCCGGATCTCGTTCGCCCGCTCTCTGGAGGACCTGCGGGAAGGGGCCAAGAGGATCACCGCCTTCCTGGCGGAGCGCCGGGGAGAGGCGCCGCCCGCCGAATGA